One segment of Ficedula albicollis isolate OC2 chromosome 2, FicAlb1.5, whole genome shotgun sequence DNA contains the following:
- the HTR5A gene encoding 5-hydroxytryptamine receptor 5A produces MERPPNLSCLADTTPDSGNRSGSSAGPEGGQAHLSVFSVLVLTLLAMLVVATFLWNGLVLATILRVRSFHRVPHNLVASMAVSDVMVAALVMPLSLVHELSGRRWRLGRSLCQVWISFDVLCCTASIWNVTAIALDRYWSITRHLEYTLRARRRVSNVMIALTWALSAFISLAPLLFGWGETYSEDSEECQVSREPSYTIFSTFGAFYLPLCVVLFVYWKIYKAAKFRIGSHKSNSITPITPEALEVKEAAQQPQMVFTVRHATVTFQTDGETWREQKEKKAALMVGILIGVFVLCWIPFFITELINPLCSCDIPPIWKSIFLWLGYSNSFFNPLIYTAFNKNYNNAFRNLFFRQQ; encoded by the exons ATGGAGCGCCCGCCCAACCTCAGCTGCCTCGCCGATACGACGCCGGACAGCGGCAACAGGAGCGGGTCCTCCGCCGGCCCCGAGGGCGGCCAGGCCCATCTCTCCGTCTTCAGCGTGCTGGTCCTCACCCTGTTGGCCATGCTGGTGGTGGCCACGTTCCTGTGGAACGGGCTGGTCCTGGCCACCATCCTCCGCGTGCGCAGCTTCCACCGGGTGCCCCACAACCTGGTGGCCTCCATGGCCGTCTCTGACGTGATGGTGGCAGCGCTGGTCATGCCCCTCAGCCTGGTGCACGAGCTGTCGGGGCGGCGCTGGCGGCTGGGCCGCTCGCTGTGCCAGGTGTGGATCTCCTTCGACGTGCTGTGCTGCACGGCCAGCATCTGGAACGTCACGGCCATCGCCCTGGACCGCTACTGGTCCATCACCCGCCACCTGGAGTACACGCTGCGCGCCCGCCGCCGCGTCTCCAACGTCATGATCGCTCTCACCTGGGCGCTCTCCGCCTTCATCTCCCTGGCCCCGCTGCTCTTTGGCTGGGGAGAGACTTACTCAGAGGACAGTGAAGAGTGCCAAGTCAGCCGGGAGCCTTCCTACACCATCTTCTCCACCTTTGGGGCCTTCTACCTGCCCCTCTGCGTGGTGCTCTTTGTGTACTGGAAGATCTACAAGGCTGCCAAGTTTCGAATCGGATCTCACAAGAGCAACTCCATCACCCCCATTACGCCAGAAGCACTGGAG GTAAAAgaagctgcccagcagccacagatGGTCTTCACTGTCCGTCACGCCACTGTTACGTTCCAGACAGACGGAGAGACGTGgagagagcagaaggaaaagaaagctgcCCTCATGGTGGGCATCCTCATTGGGGTCTTCGTGCTCTGCTGGATCCCCTTCTTCATCACAGAGCTCATCAACCCGCTCTGCTCCTGTGACATCCCACCCatttggaaaagcatttttctatGGCTGGGCTattcaaattccttttttaatccACTCATCTACACTGCTTTCAACAAAAACTACAACAATGCCTTCAGGAACCTATTCTTCAGACAGCAGTGA